A part of Deinococcus sp. KNUC1210 genomic DNA contains:
- a CDS encoding substrate-binding domain-containing protein gives MEASGLLAVESLLLRGTSFTAIMAANDQMAYGARLGLFRRGIRVPEDMSLVGFDDLPNSTFTTPPLTTVRQPTYEMGLAAAQAMLKMLAREPVEAQGFSAELKIRESTARLGRTMRGRRSVRG, from the coding sequence ATGGAAGCGTCGGGCCTGCTGGCGGTGGAATCGCTGCTGCTGCGCGGCACGAGCTTCACGGCGATCATGGCGGCCAACGACCAGATGGCCTACGGCGCGAGGCTGGGCCTGTTCCGGCGCGGAATCCGGGTACCCGAGGACATGTCGCTGGTGGGGTTCGACGACCTGCCGAATTCGACGTTCACCACGCCGCCGCTCACCACCGTGCGCCAGCCGACCTACGAAATGGGGCTGGCAGCCGCTCAGGCGATGCTGAAGATGCTGGCCCGCGAACCGGTCGAGGCGCAGGGGTTCAGCGCCGAACTGAAGATCCGGGAATCGACCGCCCGCCTCGGCAGGACCATGCGCGGCAGACGAAGCGTGCGCGGCTGA
- a CDS encoding LacI family DNA-binding transcriptional regulator, with amino-acid sequence MTTNITLDEVARAAGVSVSTASRVISGAVRVAPNKREAVLQAVRDLGYRTNLIARGLASGRSMSVGILTQDISSPYYGEVLRGIEDGLEGSGYSPLFVSGHWRVEEEASALDTLLGRPVDAMIILGGHTPDERLIQIAERLPLMAVGRNIRGLEDNCLRVDNVQGACSVVQHLLELGHHRIAYIGGPTSHRDASDRLQGYRQALEERRAGLRRGTGHRG; translated from the coding sequence TTGACCACGAACATCACGCTGGACGAGGTGGCCCGTGCTGCCGGAGTATCGGTCAGCACGGCTTCCAGGGTCATCAGCGGAGCGGTTCGGGTGGCCCCCAACAAGCGCGAGGCGGTGCTTCAGGCAGTGCGCGATCTGGGCTACCGTACCAACCTGATTGCGCGTGGACTGGCGAGCGGGCGTTCGATGAGCGTGGGCATTCTGACGCAGGACATCTCCAGCCCGTACTACGGCGAGGTGCTGCGCGGCATCGAGGACGGACTGGAGGGCAGCGGCTACAGCCCACTGTTCGTGAGCGGCCACTGGCGGGTCGAGGAAGAGGCCAGTGCGCTCGACACCCTGCTGGGTCGCCCGGTCGACGCGATGATCATTCTGGGCGGTCATACGCCCGACGAACGGCTGATCCAGATTGCCGAGCGCCTGCCCCTGATGGCCGTTGGGCGCAACATTCGCGGTCTGGAAGACAACTGCCTGCGAGTTGATAACGTGCAGGGCGCGTGCAGCGTGGTGCAGCACCTGCTGGAACTGGGCCACCACCGTATCGCATATATCGGCGGCCCCACCTCGCACCGAGACGCCAGCGACCGACTTCAGGGCTACCGACAGGCGCTCGAAGAACGCCGGGCTGGACTTCGACGAGGGACTGGTCATCGAGGGTGA
- a CDS encoding carbohydrate ABC transporter permease, which yields MSRAAALLLLGLGALITVLPFYFMFVFATHSRAEIFNLPPPTWFGDNSGANYTNLLGKVPFWRNLWNSLYLAGLSTITTLFFCSLAGYAFAMYNFKYREALFSVVLATLLIPSALNIVPFALIMQAFGWIDQPRALWVPGMASAFGIFLMRQYIGSAIPKELVEAARIDGTSEFGIYRRIIVPLCGPALATLGLITFINSWNNFLGPLIIFRSVETFTAPLALRSIQGLVNTDWGALMFGVALTVVPLLVVFAFASRQLIEGLTSGALKG from the coding sequence ATGTCCCGCGCCGCCGCGCTGCTGCTGCTGGGACTGGGCGCACTCATCACCGTGCTGCCGTTCTATTTCATGTTCGTGTTCGCCACCCACTCCCGCGCCGAAATCTTCAACCTGCCGCCGCCCACCTGGTTCGGTGACAACTCGGGGGCCAATTACACCAACCTGCTGGGCAAGGTGCCGTTCTGGCGCAACCTCTGGAACAGCCTGTATCTGGCGGGCCTGAGCACCATCACCACGCTGTTCTTCTGCTCGCTGGCGGGCTACGCCTTCGCGATGTACAACTTCAAGTACCGTGAAGCGCTGTTCAGCGTGGTGCTCGCCACCCTGCTGATTCCCAGTGCGCTGAATATCGTGCCCTTCGCCCTGATCATGCAGGCGTTCGGCTGGATCGATCAGCCGCGTGCCCTGTGGGTGCCGGGCATGGCGAGCGCGTTCGGTATCTTCCTGATGCGCCAGTACATCGGCAGCGCCATTCCTAAGGAACTGGTGGAGGCCGCCCGCATCGACGGGACCAGCGAATTCGGCATCTACCGCCGCATCATCGTGCCGCTGTGTGGGCCTGCACTCGCCACCCTGGGCCTCATCACCTTCATCAACTCCTGGAACAACTTCCTGGGGCCGCTCATCATCTTCCGCAGCGTCGAGACCTTCACCGCGCCGCTGGCCCTGCGCAGTATTCAGGGTCTGGTCAATACCGACTGGGGCGCTCTGATGTTCGGCGTGGCCCTGACGGTGGTGCCGCTGCTGGTGGTCTTCGCCTTCGCGTCTCGCCAGCTGATCGAGGGCCTGACCTCCGGAGCGCTGAAGGGATGA
- a CDS encoding carbohydrate ABC transporter permease, whose amino-acid sequence MQQAQILSTPTRLRPGARWERFQRRYAPYIFISPFFILFAIFGLFPIVFSAYLSLHEWQPAAGLGSMKFVGLRNFTDNLTDPTFWQSLKNTGIIALESGIPQHVIAIPLAFAIHMGLKRVKGLMTALYFLPYITSVVAISVIFVTIFSWQYGVLNVLLTWLHHIPLIGGLFPAEKVNWLGNRAFVQPAVASVVVWRYVGWNVVLYLSGLQAINGDLYEAASVDGATTFQQFRSITLPLLRPIMFVAITLTLIGNLQLFEEPYIIAGDSGGIGNVALTTVMYMYRTYNFYSDAGLAAAMSWLLFILIGALTLINNRVFGKSRLSGAD is encoded by the coding sequence ATGCAGCAGGCCCAAATCCTCTCGACGCCCACACGTCTGAGACCGGGTGCACGCTGGGAGCGCTTCCAGCGCCGCTACGCGCCCTATATCTTCATCAGCCCGTTCTTCATCCTGTTCGCCATCTTCGGCCTGTTCCCAATCGTCTTTTCGGCGTATCTGTCGCTGCACGAGTGGCAGCCGGCGGCGGGTCTGGGCAGCATGAAATTCGTCGGGCTGCGGAATTTTACCGATAATCTGACCGACCCGACCTTCTGGCAGTCGCTGAAGAACACCGGCATCATCGCGCTGGAATCGGGCATTCCCCAGCACGTGATCGCCATTCCGCTGGCATTTGCCATTCACATGGGCCTGAAGCGCGTCAAGGGCCTGATGACGGCGCTGTATTTTCTGCCCTACATCACCTCGGTCGTGGCGATCTCGGTGATCTTCGTGACCATCTTCAGCTGGCAGTACGGCGTGCTGAACGTGCTGCTGACCTGGCTGCACCACATACCGCTGATCGGTGGTCTGTTTCCCGCCGAGAAGGTCAACTGGCTGGGCAACCGCGCCTTCGTGCAGCCCGCCGTGGCGAGCGTGGTGGTGTGGCGTTACGTCGGCTGGAACGTGGTGCTGTACCTGTCGGGCCTTCAGGCGATCAACGGCGATCTGTACGAGGCTGCCTCGGTCGACGGAGCCACCACCTTTCAGCAGTTCCGCAGCATCACGCTGCCGCTGTTGCGCCCGATCATGTTCGTGGCGATCACCCTGACCCTCATCGGCAACCTGCAACTCTTCGAGGAGCCGTACATCATCGCGGGCGATTCCGGCGGCATCGGCAACGTGGCCCTCACCACCGTGATGTACATGTACCGCACCTACAACTTCTATTCGGATGCTGGCCTGGCCGCCGCGATGTCATGGCTGCTGTTCATCCTGATCGGAGCCCTGACCCTGATCAATAACCGCGTCTTCGGCAAGAGCCGCCTTTCGGGAGCTGATTGA
- a CDS encoding ABC transporter substrate-binding protein, with the protein MKKTLTVLTLALLASVAGAQAKKTITIGVFPDLDSVVKAALPGFNKLYPNIEVKINSLAYADHHNALTTALATGSGANDVEAIDFGYVAKFAEGGGLVDISKAPYNAGQYRSQFVAYTFPQAITDDGRMVAMPTDIGPGSMFYRTDFLAKAGVKPSDLNKSWDSYIAAGKKIVAANPGVFLIPDASEVESIMIRTGLKPGEGLYFDKNNKVLVGPDSPRFVQAFTVAKAVRDAKLDGHAGAAFSSDWTTAFQKGNLATEVSGAWLVGHMQNWLAKDFAGKWASQQLPGNSFTSYGGSFYGIPSQSKNKAEAWDLIKYLTTNADQQILAFKTTGAFPALRAAQSAPLFNEGVAYLNNQKARQVWRAAANNIKPIDVNRLDPVADQITNDALSSVLDGTKTVQQALADAQALIQRRAR; encoded by the coding sequence ATGAAAAAGACCCTGACTGTCCTGACGCTCGCATTGCTCGCAAGTGTCGCCGGAGCACAGGCCAAGAAGACCATCACCATCGGGGTATTCCCCGACCTCGACAGCGTGGTGAAGGCTGCGCTTCCTGGCTTCAACAAGCTGTACCCGAACATCGAAGTGAAGATCAACTCGCTCGCCTACGCCGACCACCACAACGCGCTGACCACCGCCCTGGCGACCGGCTCGGGTGCCAACGACGTCGAGGCCATCGACTTCGGCTACGTCGCCAAGTTTGCTGAAGGCGGCGGTCTGGTCGATATCTCCAAGGCTCCTTACAACGCCGGGCAATACCGCTCGCAGTTCGTGGCCTACACCTTCCCCCAGGCCATCACCGACGACGGACGCATGGTCGCCATGCCCACCGACATCGGCCCGGGTTCGATGTTCTACCGCACCGACTTCCTGGCGAAGGCGGGCGTGAAGCCCAGCGACCTGAACAAGAGCTGGGATTCGTACATCGCGGCAGGCAAGAAGATCGTGGCCGCCAACCCCGGCGTCTTCCTGATTCCCGACGCTTCGGAAGTCGAGTCGATCATGATCCGTACCGGCCTGAAGCCGGGTGAGGGTCTGTACTTCGACAAGAACAACAAGGTGCTCGTCGGCCCCGACAGCCCCCGCTTCGTGCAGGCGTTCACCGTCGCCAAGGCCGTGCGTGACGCCAAGCTCGACGGACACGCCGGAGCCGCCTTCAGCAGCGACTGGACTACCGCTTTCCAGAAGGGCAACCTCGCCACCGAAGTCAGCGGTGCGTGGCTCGTGGGCCACATGCAGAACTGGCTCGCCAAGGATTTCGCAGGCAAGTGGGCTTCGCAGCAGCTCCCCGGGAACTCGTTCACCAGCTACGGCGGCTCGTTCTACGGCATTCCCAGCCAGAGCAAGAACAAGGCTGAAGCGTGGGACCTCATCAAGTACCTGACGACCAACGCCGACCAGCAGATTCTGGCGTTCAAGACCACCGGAGCCTTCCCGGCGCTGCGTGCCGCCCAGAGTGCGCCGCTGTTCAACGAGGGTGTGGCGTACCTGAACAACCAGAAAGCCCGTCAGGTGTGGCGTGCAGCGGCCAACAACATCAAGCCCATCGACGTGAACCGTCTCGACCCGGTGGCCGACCAGATCACCAACGACGCCCTGAGCAGCGTGCTCGACGGTACCAAGACCGTGCAGCAGGCGCTCGCGGACGCCCAGGCACTGATTCAGCGCCGCGCTCGATAA